In Dromiciops gliroides isolate mDroGli1 chromosome 4, mDroGli1.pri, whole genome shotgun sequence, one DNA window encodes the following:
- the LOC122725862 gene encoding 60S ribosomal protein L28-like yields the protein MSPHLQWMVLWNCSSFFIKHNKQTYSTKPNNLKARNSFRYNGLIHQKMVGIKPAANSKGIVVVLKCWEGQRKPATSYVRATSNKNARATLNSIRHIIRKNKYWNLHMAALCQASAILRSQKPVVVKKKRTCPPKST from the coding sequence ATGTCGCCCCATCTGCAGTGGATGGTCCTCTGGAACTGCTCCAGCTTCTTCATCAAGCACAACAAGCAGACGTACAGCACCAAGCCCAACAACCTGAAGGCCCGAAACTCCTTCCGCTACAATGGACTGATCCACCAGAAAATGGTGGGCATCAAGCCAGCCGCCAACAGCAAGGGCATTGTGGTGGTGCTGAAGTGCTGGGAAGGTCAGAGGAAACCTGCCACTTCCTATGTGAGGGCCACCAGCAACAAAAATGCCCGGGCCACGCTCAACAGCATCCGGCACATCATCCGCAAGAACAAATACTGGAATCTCCACATGGCCGCTCTGTGCCAGGCCAGTGCCATCCTGAGGAGCCAGAAGCCAGTGGTGGTGAAGAAGAAGCGAACCTGCCCACCCAAGAGCACTTAG